The Anaerolineae bacterium genome includes the window GGCTGCGCCTGCTTCAAAATCGCTCAAGGCTACCTTGACAAGCTCCTTCTCAGTTTTATCTTGCTGGTAAATATTGCCCAGGGTTTCCAACCCTCGGCCAACATAAGCATCGCAAAATAGGGAGGCAATCCTGGCCCCCTCAAATTCAGGGCTGGCAGCGCGTATTTTTTGCAAAATATCAATAGCCTCAGCCCATTGCTCCAACTCTATAGCGGTTTGCGCTTGAGCCAGCATGGGAATGGCCGGGTCTTCTGTAGGAGTGGGGGTTAAGGTGGGGGTAGGCACCAGGGTGGGGGTAGGCGTTAATGCAGCCACAAGGTCACGTCTGAGTCTGGCTGCATCGGCATAATCAGGGTCCTGAGTTAGAATTTCATCAAGTAAAACAATGGCATACTTGATATCCCCGTTTTCTATGGCTACTTGAGATTCTTCGTAGAGGGTTTTCAATTGCTCTTTAGGATCATCATCCCCGGCAACTTCCTGGTTATTGCCAAAGGTAAAGAAAAGCATAAAGATGGCCACCAGGCCAACAGCTACCAGGCCCCAGCGCCACCAAGTTATAGGCACAACTCGCTTCAGTCTTTCAACCAGCGTTGGGTTGTTCAACCGCTCCGCTTCAGCCAAAAACTGCGCCACCCGGCCATAATCAGGAGAAAGACGCTGCACCTCCTCAAAAGCTTCAATGGCATCTGCCCAGCGCCCTGCTTCAAAATGAGCGATACCCTCATTATAGCGAGTACTCAAAAATTGTTGAGCATTTTCCTTTTCCAGGGCTTGGCGGGCCTGCACCAACAATTCTGACGCATCTTTATAATCAGGATTGAGTTCAATAACCCCTTTGAGATTATTGACCACATCTTCCCAATTACCGGATTTCATGGCCCGCCTGGCCGCGCTGTACAATGAAATCAAAATGGCTTCTTGTTTAGCTTGAGCTAATTTTTCAGCGGCCTGGCCGTGATTGGGATTAAGGGCAATCACCTGATTCAAAAGGTCAACGGCCCTGGCCCACTCTTTAGAATTTATGGCCTCCAACGCTCGTTGATAAAGGCTTTCGGCCATCTCGGCCTGTTGATCAGCAGAACTAACCAAAAGCGTATCCAGGGTATCATCTGGAATAGACTGCCCGGCCAAGACCGCCACAATGGCCCGGCGCAAAGCCGTAGGCGTTTGAAAACGATCTTCTGGCCGTTTGGTCACCATCCGTTCTACCAATTGGTGAATGCCTTCAGGAACGTCATCCTGGGACAATTTGATGGGAGGAGGCTCGCTGGAAATATGTTGGCTGATGATTGACCAGGGACTTTTAGCATCAAAGGGGATATTGCCGCTCAATAACTCGTATAAAACAATGCCCGACGAGTAAATATCAGACCGAATATCCACTTCCTCGCCCATAGCTTGTTCAGGGGAGACATAATAGGGTGAACCAACAAATCCTGATTGAGTGAGCGAAGGCAGCGTGGGGACACGGGCAATGCCAAAATCAAGCACCTTAAGCAAACTGCTGTCATTTTCAATCATCATATTTTGGGGCTTGATGTCTCGATGAACAACGTTTTGCAAATGAGCCTGCTCAAGGGCGGTGGCTAATTGGTCTATTATATCCAGCGCATTGCGCCAGGAAAAAGGGCCTTTTTCTTTGAGCAGATCGCGTAAATCTTTGCCCTCAATGTACTCCATCACCAGATAATAAATGTCGCGGTCGGCCCCATAATCCAATACCCGCACAATATGAGGGTCGGTTAGGGTGCTGGCTAATTTTGCTTCGCGATTGAAGCGTTGGATATAGGAGAGATCTTCGCCAAATTGGGGATATAAAACTTTAACGGCAACCAGGCGGTCGTCTTTAATGTCTTCAGCCAGATAAACCCAGGCCATGCCGCCGCTTCCGACTTCGCGGAGAACTCTATAACGGTTGCCAATAATTTTGCCAATCAAGGTGTGCTCCTGCACTAAATAGTAGGATTCTTTTGGTTGGTAGGTGGCTAATTGAGGCGAAGCACTCACGTTGATTATACCTTATTTATGAAGATAAAGCCAAGCCCGAAAAGGGCAAATGTGCAGCGCCTCGAGGTTATCAGTTAAACACAACGCTACAGTTCACGTTCCACCTTTTTGATTAGGCGCCTATTTTAGTATATCATTATTTGCAGGTAACAGCGGTTACGACTCGGTTACAGTTGGCCCCAAACTCTAACCATTTTTTGGGGGTATCAAGTTTCGGTCTGATATTTCCAACGCAGTTCGGGTTGGGTGGGGAGGTGTTTCAGGCGCCATTTCCACCCCACCGGATAGCCGATCATTTTGGCCGCATCGCCGCTAATTCTGATGATCGGTACCCAACAAATTGCCTGCAACTTCTCACTTATTGAAAGCGAATTCCACCACAACGGCAGCCGCCGATAAGGGGTATAAAACATACCCCAACCTCCCAGGATTACGCCTAACAACAGCCACATCGGCGAGGCAATAACTGCCAACATCAACAACAAGGGCAAGGCCACTCCGTAGGTGAGATAACGAACGGCGTGCCGCTTGCGCCATAAATCAGCCTTGCCATCACCGCGAGCATACTGATAATATTGTTTAAAAAAGGCCCGTAAAGTGCTGCGAGGCCGAAAGTAAACAATGGCCTCGGGCGCAAAGGCAAATGGTCCCACTTTATCCCTTAAACAGAAATCAAAAATGAGGTCCTCACAAAAATCCAACCACTCAGGATACCCCCCAACAGCCTGCCAGCTTGATTTCAAAAAAGCAATTGAACGACTGCTGGGCAAAAAGGTGACCGGATTGACGTCTGAAATGGCCGGCAACACGGTTGCTCCCATCGCCACTTCAAAAACATTCTGCGGGTCGGGCAAAAAAAAGCCAGACACCACCGCTGTGCTACCTGCCTGAAAAGGTTTGAGCAACGCTTCTAACCAATGTTCATCTAACCTAACCCCAACATCCGTGCCGGCAATAACGGGGCCGGCTGCGGCGGCAATGGCTATATTGCGGCCCCGACTGATATTGGCTCCTGGGGCCACGATGATGCGTAAGGGCAGTTCATATTCGGCGGCATACTGCTCCAAAATAGCCACGGTATCATCGGTTGAACCACCATCAACAAAAATAACCTCATCTGGAGGACGAGTCTGCTTAACCAGGGAAGCCAATAATTTTTGAATGTTTTGAGCTTCATTCAAAACAGTACAAATAACAGAGACTTTCAGTTTTTAAACTCCACCAGGAATTTATAAAGAGAAGAATTAAAAATCTATTTGCCAAGATAGAACCCAGGCAATCA containing:
- a CDS encoding protein kinase; translation: MSASPQLATYQPKESYYLVQEHTLIGKIIGNRYRVLREVGSGGMAWVYLAEDIKDDRLVAVKVLYPQFGEDLSYIQRFNREAKLASTLTDPHIVRVLDYGADRDIYYLVMEYIEGKDLRDLLKEKGPFSWRNALDIIDQLATALEQAHLQNVVHRDIKPQNMMIENDSSLLKVLDFGIARVPTLPSLTQSGFVGSPYYVSPEQAMGEEVDIRSDIYSSGIVLYELLSGNIPFDAKSPWSIISQHISSEPPPIKLSQDDVPEGIHQLVERMVTKRPEDRFQTPTALRRAIVAVLAGQSIPDDTLDTLLVSSADQQAEMAESLYQRALEAINSKEWARAVDLLNQVIALNPNHGQAAEKLAQAKQEAILISLYSAARRAMKSGNWEDVVNNLKGVIELNPDYKDASELLVQARQALEKENAQQFLSTRYNEGIAHFEAGRWADAIEAFEEVQRLSPDYGRVAQFLAEAERLNNPTLVERLKRVVPITWWRWGLVAVGLVAIFMLFFTFGNNQEVAGDDDPKEQLKTLYEESQVAIENGDIKYAIVLLDEILTQDPDYADAARLRRDLVAALTPTPTLVPTPTLTPTPTEDPAIPMLAQAQTAIELEQWAEAIDILQKIRAASPEFEGARIASLFCDAYVGRGLETLGNIYQQDKTEKELVKVALSDFEAGAAECPKRTDLHDQAKRAAAYLESLNTAKYKYDTLIQILTPIVAAESNYAGGNAKQMLYVAHLDRAKARHEEADIVGALSDYEAALALNVDDPSEAHTRRAELLLSFSQQPAQPTPAPVKTVAATRRPSDTVSSTPTPEPVRIKFGKPELVTPLDDVVFVGRLFEEAIVEWQPVGELADDEYYDLTLMYIYADQPKYWGLATKDTRVQLIADDIGVGEAGGDRFYWWVTLRKANSAPSANSIDLPVSLQSDVRTFVWLP
- a CDS encoding glycosyltransferase produces the protein MNEAQNIQKLLASLVKQTRPPDEVIFVDGGSTDDTVAILEQYAAEYELPLRIIVAPGANISRGRNIAIAAAAGPVIAGTDVGVRLDEHWLEALLKPFQAGSTAVVSGFFLPDPQNVFEVAMGATVLPAISDVNPVTFLPSSRSIAFLKSSWQAVGGYPEWLDFCEDLIFDFCLRDKVGPFAFAPEAIVYFRPRSTLRAFFKQYYQYARGDGKADLWRKRHAVRYLTYGVALPLLLMLAVIASPMWLLLGVILGGWGMFYTPYRRLPLWWNSLSISEKLQAICWVPIIRISGDAAKMIGYPVGWKWRLKHLPTQPELRWKYQTET